A portion of the Marinobacter alexandrii genome contains these proteins:
- a CDS encoding HAMP domain-containing sensor histidine kinase produces the protein MNLIIRITILFVLVSLVVFIIGGVISFNIMMREVNFEQRRFLIERLDRMQLRIERKPPKDTLEWTKLKVIPLEKLINERVSFSDTLVMHSQLDRLELHLRLDAIRNVDGKSYLISLYDVIVEADDIRDGLVESLLTLYLILLGTVLILGFLASYFILRPFNLTLEAIKSFSLTKPDQKMQFPTSSVKEFKRLNAFLSEMTSKVQSDYQSLKEFSENASHEIQTPIAIVQSKLEVLIDADNLTEEQIQQISSTQSTIKRLSQLGNALSLLTKIDNKEFINVSSIDLSMTLEHMLEEFRELVELKSIKRIVEVKEGVIIQADPVLIELLLTNLINNAIRHNWEGGNISLSLDEERLSISNSGPELQVSSNELFQRFKKANQSAKSMGLGLAIVKKICDFYDYQIQYHNDADLHTIHIRF, from the coding sequence ATGAATCTAATCATAAGAATCACCATATTATTTGTATTAGTATCATTGGTTGTCTTTATCATAGGAGGAGTCATTAGTTTCAATATAATGATGAGAGAAGTGAACTTTGAGCAACGTAGGTTTCTAATAGAGCGCTTGGATCGTATGCAATTGAGAATTGAAAGGAAGCCACCTAAGGACACTTTAGAGTGGACTAAGCTGAAGGTTATCCCACTAGAAAAACTGATAAATGAGCGCGTTTCATTTTCTGATACTTTAGTAATGCATAGTCAACTTGATCGATTGGAATTGCACCTCCGGTTGGATGCTATCAGAAATGTAGATGGGAAAAGTTATCTTATTAGTTTGTACGACGTTATCGTAGAAGCAGATGATATCAGAGATGGTCTTGTCGAATCACTGCTGACCTTGTACTTGATTTTGCTCGGTACAGTTTTGATTCTAGGTTTTCTGGCATCTTACTTTATTTTAAGACCCTTTAATCTGACTTTGGAAGCTATTAAAAGCTTCTCACTTACCAAACCAGATCAAAAGATGCAATTCCCTACTTCAAGTGTTAAAGAATTTAAGAGACTCAATGCCTTTCTTAGTGAAATGACCAGCAAAGTTCAATCAGACTACCAATCGTTAAAGGAGTTTTCTGAGAATGCCTCTCATGAAATCCAGACTCCTATTGCCATTGTGCAGAGTAAGCTGGAGGTTTTAATAGATGCAGATAATCTTACCGAAGAACAAATTCAGCAGATCAGTTCTACTCAAAGCACAATTAAGCGCTTAAGTCAATTGGGAAATGCTCTTTCATTACTTACTAAAATTGATAATAAAGAGTTTATAAACGTTTCTAGTATTGATCTTTCAATGACGCTTGAGCATATGCTTGAAGAGTTTAGAGAGTTGGTAGAATTGAAAAGTATAAAAAGAATTGTTGAAGTTAAAGAGGGAGTCATTATCCAGGCAGATCCAGTTCTTATAGAACTATTGCTTACCAATTTGATAAATAATGCAATTCGGCATAATTGGGAAGGAGGAAATATTAGTCTCTCATTAGATGAAGAAAGGCTTTCAATTTCAAATTCGGGTCCAGAACTTCAAGTTTCTTCGAACGAACTTTTTCAAAGGTTTAAAAAGGCTAATCAGAGTGCTAAATCTATGGGTTTAGGT
- a CDS encoding response regulator transcription factor yields MKLLFVEDQEELASGVRNYFLKEGDICEVATSLSKATDKLYSFSYDVLLLDLMLPDGDGLSLLKIVKDNWPDMGVVIVSAKNALNDKLLGLELGADDYLPKPFHLAELNARANAVYRRRKQEGKQKLTFNEIELNLENHEVKINETTIELTKKEYELLHYFMVNQNRLLTKQSIAEHLWGDYMDTMDSFDFVYQHIKNLRKKIIQAGGNDYLKTMYGAGYKMKNER; encoded by the coding sequence GGGGTTCGAAATTATTTTTTGAAAGAAGGCGATATCTGTGAGGTGGCGACCTCATTATCTAAAGCAACAGATAAACTCTATTCATTTTCATATGATGTGTTGTTACTTGATTTGATGCTACCTGATGGTGATGGCCTGTCATTATTGAAGATTGTCAAAGACAATTGGCCGGATATGGGCGTAGTGATTGTATCTGCTAAAAATGCTCTCAATGATAAATTACTAGGATTGGAACTTGGAGCCGACGATTACTTACCTAAACCTTTTCACCTTGCGGAGTTAAATGCAAGAGCTAATGCAGTTTATAGACGGAGAAAACAAGAAGGTAAGCAAAAGTTAACCTTCAATGAAATCGAATTGAATCTGGAAAATCATGAAGTAAAAATCAATGAGACAACTATTGAATTAACGAAGAAGGAGTATGAGTTGCTTCACTATTTTATGGTAAATCAAAATCGTTTATTGACGAAACAATCAATTGCAGAGCACTTATGGGGTGATTATATGGATACAATGGATTCATTTGACTTTGTATACCAGCATATAAAAAACTTGAGAAAGAAAATCATACAAGCAGGGGGAAATGATTATTTGAAAACAATGTATGGAGCTGGATATAAAATGAAAAATGAAAGATGA